The Saccopteryx leptura isolate mSacLep1 chromosome 2, mSacLep1_pri_phased_curated, whole genome shotgun sequence genome has a window encoding:
- the SPACA9 gene encoding sperm acrosome-associated protein 9 isoform X1: MNELKESLRSIEQKYKLFQQQQFTFIAALEHCRENAHDKIRPISSIEQVQSYMEHYCVNSTDRRALLMFLGLCTELSRLCQRLEALHPGTPVTNNLLEKCKALVSQSNDLSVLRATYPHDVVNHLSCDEARNHYGGVVSLIPLVLDLMKEWVAHSEKLPRKELQHVSEPRRRQGAATPAAQPPGTRGPQPGLRKHQYRRLTKDSLRLKGKGRGCSKPPWKPPGGKL, translated from the exons ATGAATGAGCTGAAGGAATCCCTGCGGAGCATCGAGCAGAAGTACAAGCTGTTCCAGCAGCAGCAATTTACCTTCATCGCGGCCCTGGAGCACTGTCGGGAGAACGCCCACGACAAGATCCGGCCCATCTCCAGCATCGAGCAG GTGCAGAGCTACATGGAACACTACTGCGTCAACTCCACAGACCGCCGCGCGCTGCTCATGTTCCTGGGCCTGTGCACGGAGCTGAGCAGGCTCTGCCAGCGCCTCGAGGCCCTGCACCCGGGGACCCCGGTCACCAACAACCTCCTGGAGAAGTGCAAAGCCCTGGTGAGCCAGAGCAACGACCTGAGTGTCCTGAGAGCCAC GTACCCCCATGATGTGGTGAACCACCTGAGCTGTGACGAGGCCAGGAACCACTACGGGGGCGTGGTCAGCCTCATCCCCCTGGTCCTAGACCTGATGAAGGAGTGGGTGGCCCACTCGGAGAAGCTGCCCCGCAAGGAGCTGCAGCACGTGAGTGAGCCCCGGCGGCGCCAGGGGGCGGCCACGCCAGCCGCGCAGCCCCCCGGGACCAGAGGCCCCCAGCCTGGGTTAAGAAAGCACCAGTACAGGCGGCTCACGAAAGACAGCCTCAGACTCAAGGGGAAAGGCAGAGGGTGTTCCAAGCCTCCCTGGAAACCTCCCGGTGGGAAACTGTAA
- the SPACA9 gene encoding sperm acrosome-associated protein 9 isoform X2 gives MNELKESLRSIEQKYKLFQQQQFTFIAALEHCRENAHDKIRPISSIEQVQSYMEHYCVNSTDRRALLMFLGLCTELSRLCQRLEALHPGTPVTNNLLEKCKALVSQSNDLSVLRATYPHDVVNHLSCDEARNHYGGVVSLIPLVLDLMKEWVAHSEKLPRKELQHGAA, from the exons ATGAATGAGCTGAAGGAATCCCTGCGGAGCATCGAGCAGAAGTACAAGCTGTTCCAGCAGCAGCAATTTACCTTCATCGCGGCCCTGGAGCACTGTCGGGAGAACGCCCACGACAAGATCCGGCCCATCTCCAGCATCGAGCAG GTGCAGAGCTACATGGAACACTACTGCGTCAACTCCACAGACCGCCGCGCGCTGCTCATGTTCCTGGGCCTGTGCACGGAGCTGAGCAGGCTCTGCCAGCGCCTCGAGGCCCTGCACCCGGGGACCCCGGTCACCAACAACCTCCTGGAGAAGTGCAAAGCCCTGGTGAGCCAGAGCAACGACCTGAGTGTCCTGAGAGCCAC GTACCCCCATGATGTGGTGAACCACCTGAGCTGTGACGAGGCCAGGAACCACTACGGGGGCGTGGTCAGCCTCATCCCCCTGGTCCTAGACCTGATGAAGGAGTGGGTGGCCCACTCGGAGAAGCTGCCCCGCAAGGAGCTGCAGCAC GGGGCGGCTTAG